From the genome of Salvia splendens isolate huo1 chromosome 7, SspV2, whole genome shotgun sequence:
tgcaaTTGCCgccactcctgggatgcggaccatcgctaTAAAATCAGGAGTGCTGGCCGTCTTGACCCACTTCTACGGCCTTTCTGGAGGAGTTCTGCCGATACTGCGATATTCAGCCCGTCCAGGCTGGATCCACGTctgaagattacaggctcaaggctatccccttcgttttgaaaggggacGCAGGAGTATGGCTGTCAAGGCTACCAGAGGGATCCATCAGGACTTGGGCGGAATTCCGCATGAGATTCCTCGACCGTTTCTTCCCAGCATCAaagacaagtgccctgaaaagggagattacagaggcCAGACAAGAGTacgacgagcccctcggccagtactgggacagATTTCAAGGGCTGCTttaagcatgccccaaccacaagctgggagaaaatgagatctactcgatcttctacggCGGACTCACTGTGGATAACAAGAAcaacctcaacctcgcagctcaaggggatttctcaaaaaccccttttagccaagctaagaatattctggagaggctgatcgaggcCAAGCGGTCGTATGAGACAACCTGAGGGAAGTACAGACGAGGggcagtgcacgcagcagaggcacgcaatgatgaaaagctagaagctcgatttgagcaaatggagaaaagggtgctggaggcagtggagaaagccagaccaccaccaccaactgCACCCATGGAAACgcagtatgtgccgcaaccaCCGCCGCCAGAGGAACATCATTACTActactgcgagtttccccctgaggttgagcaagtgaatgccgcaggccactggaatgcaaatggcaactggatccaggggaagcagagagatgctccatggagagaTCACCCAAACTTTAGATGGACCgatcaaaatcagaaccaaccaCAACTACCCCCCTCCACAGCAGATACACTCCTCTgacgggcagtccaactggccgTCCCGAATcatggatagaccaaacactggaggaaACAGAGTACAAGGAGGTcaggcaggttggtcaagtgcccctcaagggaactggtcaagcgGATGACAATCCAATTGGTCAAGCCGACAAAAGGAAAGAGACTGGGGAGGATACCAACACCAAATCCCCCAGTATAGCAACCAGGGAAGACAATCAAGTAaccaaatggtgagttatgttcCACAGTACTTCCAAGGGAACCAACAAAACCACCAGTTCCAGAGccaaccagagcagtatggaTCGTCCGGTTTCTATCAGCAAGGTTatggaggaggccgatttaatcagagaaataacaggcagcaaaatgaAAATCCAGGGGATATGACGATTCCACATCAGCCCAATGATGCTGTGTGGGAAATACAGGAAGCCCAGAAAGTACAGAGAGCCGCATTAGAAATGCTCacgaagcagttatctcaggtcgccatgtcactaggCGAGCTAAGAGGTAATGATGGGAAGATTCCggcttgaggacaagtatgttttaagtgaaacatgcctgaaatttgccttatctttttctctttctttttctttctctttatacttgaggacaagtatgttttaagtgtgagcagtttgataaggctcattttatgcatcggttttgggggtaaaacatatactacttgatcggtttatcgcgcaaacaagtgttaaaatgtgcagaaatgctacttgtccaaggcagcaatgccgaactgatcaagcacgtacaaaaggcaaaaaaggccaaaaatcgggggagttgatcaaggggcgaggtcaagcagttaaagtggggaccgctggtttTTAGAAGGAAAatgtgaggaaatgagctggatgtggcgcaccattctgtttcccaggacgacgttctagaaggggacacgtgccagcttgtgaagacgccaggacgaccgatcagaaatttgttatccaaaagtgtcgttattctagaagaaaaagcacgtagcaatcaatgagtcgctcatcctctgcatgagtgagtattccctgtcaagatcgttatccagctggaggccgaatcgagcttataaatagaggctgcgccaccacaagagagtatccgagactttactttccgcctagtttagcttagtttagcttagttcagctctctagcttagtttagcttagttcttctctcttagcttagtttagttcagatctctagtttagcttagatagcgtagttaaaagggcgaccgaatgGAGCACtgcagaataaccatttctgtcggcgtaacttaagtttccctctgagattcttctcagtttaccgctttctttattttcgaagtgttagcttagtttattttcacgctgtaatcgtatcttagtttaatcgatgttattctctcttttaaatcgcgcatttacttttttgttattacctgcaatttacttgacccagtgtttaaatttccgttgatcaagctagctagtttgaattctgcctagataaaaaccgtagttaaaactcccaagttaaagcgtgacagcagccaacccccatgttcactactcacacactcgacacaccaacttctctgtgggatcgccgaacttgccgctttactgttaaagtagtgcgaaatcgggagttataaatattatctttgacgcgtttcggttcgaggattgattcgattaagtggcaacgacaatttgctaactggtccaaccgattcagttatcctccatataacttgattcAATCTTAATCCGCGCGTTTCCGAGCCCGCTAGTTGTTCCTTTCCAcctttaaataaaattgatgtaagaaaataacccaagatgcataaataaataaatatttagatttATACCTGGCGCCACATGGCGTATATGGCTCGCACGATTGACTCTATGAACGAAGGcctcaatgtgggcattctGTCCCACGCCCATAGCTACAGAAGGATCATAGGCCCGCCCAACTCTTTCCTCTTATCCATGGAAGCCTCGCACAGATAATGATAAAGGTAGGACAAAGCCTCACTTCCCCAACTTATAGTCCGCACCTCGTCCGGATCCTCAAACGCGTTCAACCACATAAATGGAACCTTACACCCCGTGGTGTTTGGTACAATGAGACCTCCTAACAAAATTAGGGCATGGATATGTGCCACTTGGATGTATACGTACGTAGGTAGGTCATCACCCAAAGGTATCCTTGTCTGGTTGATCAGTGCGGTCATCAACAAACCGCCTTGCTTTGTCTCTGTGGATGTATccggtatccatcccaacaaatcACGGTACTTGCTAGGCCAATCTGGATAGCCGACATGATAGTCACGCCCTGTGAAAACGCGATTGTCCGCTCTTAAGCCCCAAATGtcttgcacatcttccaaggtCACCGTCGCCTCTCCGATTGGTAGATGAAAGCGTGCGTCTccggcctccaacgctcaatcaaAGCCATGATCAGCTCATTGTCGACCTTCATCGACCTCCCACAATCCatcacgcctttgaaaccaaagGCGTCAAGCCAAAACCTCACATTCTCATGAATGTCGACGTCCCAAGTCTTACTTTCTGTCCTTCGGACTTTGAATACTTGTGTTGTGCTCTCTTTCattagtttatttgaaatgtgatGTTTCTGCAGATATAGCACGGACGGGTCTTCGGGTCCATATAATAATTGTCCGCTTGAACTTGAAGTCTCCATCTAATCTAATAACGTATTTACAAAACACCAATTACAAAATCACATTTACAATACACATAACATATACATTCAAATCcatcatcaaaacaacaaaacatcaTACACCAAATGATTCACTACTAATCCATTGCATACAATATATTAGAAACTCCAATTCATCGCAATTCATGCTTTATAAGGGCTAGTTTACATATAACTACTAAATTAGAATGTTAAATTACAAGATACATTTCAACCCCTACCTTCTTCTCCAATAATAACAAAAAACGCAAAACCAAGCATCTCAAACATATCAAAAACTATACAATAGAATGAATTTCACcaataaaatccattacaattaacaaaacaacaaacCATCAGTCAAATTTGAACAATTtcttataaaccctaattcacaAAATTGAGAGAAACCtacacaaaatatgcaaataaactacaaataatggaggaatgttgaaagattgaaggaaacttaccggAATATGACGGAAAATCGACAAGAaatcgccaagaaatcgccAAGGAAATAGCTGAGTTTTGTCTgcctctctttctctcgcgtATTCTGCCTCCCTCGCTACTGATTTAAGcaaattagagacgcatgacgctcatgcgtctccgcctaagacgcatgacactcatgcgtcgttcgtgaaatttaaaaaaaataaaagacgcatgagggagatgcgtcgcTTCctaagacgcataagcgtcatgcgtcgttaaaaaaatttgaaaaaattgagagacgcatgtccctcatgcgtcttccacaaagacgcataatcgtaatgcgtttcattaaaaggagacgcatgagggtcatgcgtctctcctaaaggcggaataaaaaaagtccagtacacttGAGGAATGATAAATGCAgtctagaaaaaaaaagaaaaaaaccgatTTAGATTTCTACGGTTAGGACCTAAGGAGATCCGGGCTGGTCAAATGCCTGCTTGTCTGTAACCATGGATGCTGTCGTCCAACAACGACActccctttttctttttttttcatttgtaattctaattttaacaGTAATCATCCCACCTCATCGAATCCAATTCCTCCAAAAGGTAAATTCTTAAAGTAATGAATTCAATTTGCATGCAAGAATCTAGTGGTCGATGACATCTTGGTTTTGTTTTGgggattttaatttcaattcttTATGATTTTCTTTATTAGTATTTTGTTCTTAGTTAAACTTGAAAATGATGGCTTTTTATGCTACCACAATATTCAACCTCAATTCCGGGACCAAAAATGGCTAAGATATTTTAACACAATTCTTAATTCAGGATTTAGATGTCAACAAATAGAaaaccaataaaaaaaaattacttcatCCGCTAGTCACAAATtatctcattttgtcatttcgtcCGTCCACTAATAAatatcacattttttttatacttttgaTAATGaatctcatattccattaattttatctcactccaattttattataaaattaacgcTCCCTCTGAATTAGTTTGAAAAAGGATGCAAATCTATCAAAGACTTCTGAtttgtgtttcaaaaaataaatccatgtCATCCTAGTACAGACATccacaaaaatcacaaaatatcgaaaaccgTTTCCACCAACAAAAGGCGAtgggccccaaacatcagagtgtactagAGAAAACATAGATTGCATACGAGTGTTTGTAGGTTTAAAGTtctgtctgtggctcttggccaaatcACAAgtctcacaagaaaaatcaaaagaaatagAAAGGTTCAGGTAAAGTAATTTAAAGTAACCAGGAGAtgggtgtcctagtcttcggtgccagagccaagtttCCTGTTttgtggatccgtgagccagcatcgcactccCATGTTTAGCTAACTCGACCATGTAATAGAGCCActgcttctcagtgccacgcccaagaatcctcctcgtctgaatatcctgcaGAATGCAAAAATCAGGATGCATTAGAAGAGTGCAATTTAACTCCTTCGTCACATGACTTATAGACATCAATCTTTGAGACAGTGTACGAACATAGAGACAATTCTTAAGCCAGAGTGCAGGTGATATTTCAATCGTGCCAGAACCCACAACAGTAATTAATTCCCCATTTGCAGTTTGAATATACGATCTATCCGTATCTTCACTATACtcaataaaatcatttttatctGGAGTCATTGTgtcggttgccccacaatcaaatatccaaccTTTCAATTTATTTTCGGTGATGTCATAAACatgaaatgcagcggaaatatCTCGTAAGGGTGAAAAAGCATTTTTCGACACAAAATTGGGgtaattttcagatttttcagCAACTAGGGGTCCCTtcttaattttatgaattatggGGTTCTATATAAATATGGATGGGGTTCTGTTTTGTAATTTTCGAACTTGAGGGGGGGGATTGTATTTAGCATAGTTGAATTTAGGGTTTGGATATAAtccaaaccctttacctccttTGACGCCGCCTCCACTGATTTCCGTCCATTCTGCGAGATTTTCGGCACCCCTCACGTTGCCGCCGGCCGATGGAGACTCCTGTCGCACCTCGTTCCGGCTCCAGTCGATTCCCCATGATTCCCGGCCTCCATTCGTCGCGGGACTCCTTCTCCGTTTGCCTGAGAATTCTTTGCCTTCTGTCGttcctcccaccactccggtTATCCAATCCGTTTAAAGCAATTCTCCCAAGTATGCTTCTGTCTTCCGCAATGGGAGCACCATAGTTTTGAGGTGTCGACCCTGTTTCCCGGTCGGCTGGTGGCCGAGGGTCGTGACGGTGCCGCGTTACTCCGGTGTGGCGGTCTTTGGTTCTGTGCGATATACCCTTGTCTGATTCTGCCTAATGATGATTCGGTTCCGCCGTTGGCTTCGTCGGTGGGTGAGGGCGACGTCGGTGGCATGATTCTCCATCGAGCCacctccgtcttcacccacccATACGCCGCCTCCACTGATGGCGTCGGTTCCTCCTTCAGAATTTCCCTACGGATTGCGTCGTATTCCTGATTTAATCCGGTCAGGAACTTGATGAGCCTCTTGGAGTTTGAGTAGTTTCTGAATTGTTCGATCCCCTTGTCACAGCGGCTGATTGGTTGTTTCTGGCTTCGATCTATATTAATCCACAATCCGTGGATATTTCTGTAGTATGTTTCAAGGTCCATACTTCCTTGTTTGATGTTAATCGCCTTCTCTTCCAGGTCATAGATGATGTATCGATCGACTTTGCTCTCGAACGTTACGGCAAGGTTGTCCCACAAGGCTTTCGCCGTTTGATGGTGTGCGAAATCGGCAATTATGTCGTTTTCAATGTTATCGAAAATCCACGAGAATACCACGAGGTCGTTCTCTTCCCATTCGTCATAGCCTTTACTCCCCGGTTCTGGGGGATCGTTCTTGATGTATGGGTATGCACCCCTGCCTCCAATCTTTACTTTGATCAAACGCGCCCATAACGGGTAATTCCAACCATTCAATTTGAATGGCACAGTGATACTCTTGCTGTTTCGAAGACTCACGGTCTGATCCACTTCTTTTGTATCCTCTGTATCTGACATGTTTGGTGTAGGTCGGTATTTCGGATGGCTTGATTCTGGTCGGAGAAagggtcgggaaaggtatttcGGATGGCCTGATCTTGGCCGGAAAAAAAATGTCGG
Proteins encoded in this window:
- the LOC121810377 gene encoding uncharacterized protein LOC121810377; the encoded protein is MSDTEDTKEVDQTVSLRNSKSITVPFKLNGWNYPLWARLIKVKIGGRGAYPYIKNDPPEPGSKGYDEWEENDLVVFSWIFDNIENDIIADFAHHQTAKALWDNLAVTFESKVDRYIIYDLEEKAINIKQGSMDLETYYRNIHGLWINIDRSQKQPISRCDKGIEQFRNYSNSKRLIKFLTGLNQEYDAIRREILKEEPTPSVEAAYGWVKTEVARWRIMPPTSPSPTDEANGGTESSLGRIRQGIFRRGGFLGVALRSSGSITWSS